In Oncorhynchus clarkii lewisi isolate Uvic-CL-2024 chromosome 16, UVic_Ocla_1.0, whole genome shotgun sequence, one genomic interval encodes:
- the LOC139368983 gene encoding aerolysin-like protein, with the protein MATTLHLIGGGGGSSFEFHGMKNGATLKKIGVAVEGWQVKAVRAELTDGRVETFGNSHTFSEFEFDLGERITKLSLWGNGAGTRLGAIKFKTSKNREFFEKMTSWPLKTEYTIDVGSGICLGLEGKSGSDIDCMGFLFINTIKSSVLTDMEYPTLSLFKPQVTPEYVKSVSHHNDTSLVQEESITYSKTLTKTSSWSVSNKIESTLNVSVKAGIPDLVEVSSGFSLTVGVQQSTSLQKTETITESDTINVKIPPGKTMDVEITVGKANIDLDYRATVKVTCMNGSQLVFPSNGIYTGVTYTSARVSTKER; encoded by the exons ATGGCAACCACACTGCATTTGattggtggtggaggaggcagtTCATTTGAATTCCACGGCATGAAAAACGGTGCCACCCTCAAGAAGATCGGAGTGGCGGTGGAAGGCTGGCAGGTGAAAGCTGTGCGGGCGGAGCTTACCGACGGGCGCGTTGAGACCTTTGGAAATTCGCACACTTTCAGTGAGTTTGAGTTCGACCTCGGCGAGCGCATCACCAAGCTGTCACTGTGGGGTAACGGCGCCGGCACACGTCTGGGTGCCATCAAGTTCAAGACGAGTAAGAACCGGGAGTTCTTTGAAAAAATGACCAGCTGGCCACTGAAGACTGAGTACACCATAGATGTGGGGTCTGGAATCTGCCTGGGGCTGGAGGGCAAGTCTGGCTCGGACATTGACTGCATGGGCTTCCTCTTCATCAACACCATCAAGTCGTCCGTGCTGACCGACATGGAGtatcccaccctgtctctcttcaAACCCCAA gTGACCCCAGAATATGTGAAATCCGTTTCTCACCACAATGACACCTCCTTGGTTCAAGAAGAATCCATTACATACAGCAAGACCCTGACCAAGACTTCCTCCTGGTCCGTCAGCAACAAGATAGAATCCACCTTGAATGTGTCGGTCAAAGCAGGGATCCCGGATCTGGTTGAGGTGTCATCAGGGTTCAGCTTGACCGTGGGAGTGCAGCAATCCACCAGCCTGCAGAAGACAGAGACCATAACAGAATCAGATACCATCAACGTGAAGATCCCTCCAGGGAAGACCATGGATGTTGAGATCACAGTGGGGAAAGCAAATATCGACCTCGACTACAGAGCCACAGTGAAAGTCACCTGCATGAACGGCAGTCAGCTGGTCTTCCCATCCAACGGCATCTACACCGGTGTGACTTACACTTCAGCGAGGGTATCCACAAAGGAGAGATGA
- the LOC139368984 gene encoding aerolysin-like protein yields MATTLQLIGGGGGCSFEFHGMNNGATLKKIGVAVEGWQVKAVREELVDRRVATFGDANTFNEFEFDLSERITKLSLWGNGASTRLGAIKFMTSKNRQIFEKMNSWQLKAEYTIDVGSGICMGLQGRYGSDIDCMGFLFIKTIKSSVMTDMEYPTLSLFKPQVTPEYVKSMSHQNDTSLVQEESITYSKTLTKTSSWSVSNKIESTLSVSVKDLVEVSSGFSLTVGVEQSTSLQKTETITESGTINVKIPPAQDGDHNRK; encoded by the exons ATGGCAACCACACTGCAGTTGATCGGTGGTGGAGGAGGCTGTTCATTTGAATTCCACGGCATGAACAACGGTGCCACCCTCAAGAAGATTGGAGTGGCGGTGGAAGGCTGGCAGGTCAAAGCTGTGCGGGAGGAGCTAGTGGACAGGCGTGTTGCGACCTTTGGAGATGCAAACACTTTCAATGAGTTTGAGTTTGACCTCAGCGAGCGCATCACCAAGCTGTCTCTGTGGGGTAACGGCGCCAGCACACGTCTGGGTGCCATCAAGTTCATGACGAGTAAGAATCGGCAGATCTTTGAAAAAATGAACAGCTGGCAACTGAAGGCTGAGTACACCATAGATGTGGGGTCTGGAATCTGCATGGGGCTGCAGGGCAGGTATGGCTCGGACATTGACTGCATGGGCTTCCTCTTCATCAAAACCATCAAGTCGTCCGTAATGACTGACATGGAGTATCCCACCCTGTCCCTCTTCAAACCCCAG GTGACCCCAGAATATGTGAAATCCATGTCTCACCAGAACGACACCTCCTTGGTTCAAGAAGAGTCCATTACATACAGCAAGACGCTGACCAAGACTTCCTCCTGGTCCGTCAGCAACAAGATAGAATCCACCTTGAGTGTGTCGGTCAAAGATCTGGTCGAGGTGTCATCAGGGTTCAGCTTGACCGTGGGAGTGGAGCAATCCACCAGCCTGCAGAAGACCGAGACCATAACAGAATCAGGTACCATCAACGTGAAGATCCCTCCTGCACAAGATGGAGACCATAACAGAAAGTGA